The stretch of DNA AAATAGTATGCGGTGTCGCATACGTGTGACGCAAGCGGGTTTCTTGACTCCCCTCGTTGGGCCAAGACTGGCGTTTGCGATTCGGGACGTGTAGGATGGCGAATTCACGCGCCACAATCCAATTCCCGCACATCCTGACCGCGACCGACGACCACTCGATGGGTCGCTTTGAGCGACCAATAATCGTCGAGTGTCTCACCCGCGTCACCGGTACTGATTCCTGCAAGAGAACCGACCGATGCCACAACTTTTTCTACCTGTCTTCGCCGAGTTACCCGCCGCTGATATCGCCGTGCTGGTGGTTTACATCATTGGGATCGTGGCGTTTGGCTGCGGATTCATTCGCAAAAGTGGCAGCACCAGCGAATTCATGGCGGCCGGCGGATCACTGCCTGGCTGGGCGGTGGGTCTGTCAATTTTCGGCACCTATCTCAGCAGCAATACGTTTTTGGGCGTACCGGGAATAGCGTACGGGTCAAACTGGAATGGTTGGGTGTTCAGTTTGTCGTTGCCGTTTGCCGCGGTGATCGCCGTCAAATACTTCGTACCGTTTTATCGCCGCAGCGGCGAGATTTCGGCCTATCAACATTTCGAGAAACGTTTCGGTGGTTGGGCGCGGACGTACTGCGTTACGTTTTATTTGCTCACGCAATTTGCGCGCGTCGGGTCGGTGATGTTCGGCGTTGCTTTGGGTTTGCGGGCGCTGACCGGCTGGGATATGCAGGCTATCATCATCGGCACAGGATTTCTGGTCACACTCTACACGCTTTTAGGCGGTATCGAAGCGGTGATCTGGACCGACGTGGCGCAAAGTATCGTTCTCTCCATCGGTGCGGTGATTGTGGCGGGCTTGATTCTGTTCGATCTCCCCGAAGGTCCTGGACAAGTCTTCACGATCGCTGCGGAACACGAAAAATTCAGTTTGGGAAGTTTTGAAACTGAGTTTGCGACGTCGACGTTCTGGGTGATGTTGCTCTACGGCGTGTTCATTAACTTAAACAACTTCGGCATCGATCAAAACTTTGTGCAGCGCTATCACACTGCGAAATCGGAAAAAGAGGCTGCCCGTTCTGTGTGGATGGGGGCCATCGCCTATGTCCCGATTTCCCTGCTCTTCTTTTTTATTGGCTCATCGTTGTTTTCATACTACGAAACGCAGCCGGAAATGAAGGAAGAAGTACAGATCGAAGTCGCCCCGGAAAACTTGAAAAAGCAAGCCAACAAGCTGAAATTTCAGGCACAGGACCTCGCCTACGAGGAATCACGCATTGCCTCCCTCAAAGTCCAGGATTCGAAAAAATACGAGGAAGCCAGCGAGAAACACATTGCCAACGAAAAGAAATTCCAGGTGAACAAAACCCAGTACGAGGCTAACAAAGCCGCGCTGGAAGACTGGACAACCTCTGTCCAACAAATCCAAGACGATATGCGGGGCAAAAATCCTGATTTGACTGATGAAGAATTTGAGGAAAAGTTCTTGACCTCAATTCCCAATCCTCCTGAATGGGTGACAAAACTGAAGGCGAGTGAAATCGGTGACAAAGTCTTCCCACACTTTATTGTCGCAAAACTCCCTGTGGGCATGGCGGGCTTGTTGCTTGCCGCCATATTTGCAGCGGCGATGAGCAGTGTCGACACCAGCCTGAACAGTTCCGCAACGGTAATTCTGACCGACATTTACAAACGCTATATCAACCCTGATGTCGATGAGAAAGGGCAGATGCGCGTGCTTTACGGATCAACGTTGTTTGTCGGCGCCGTGGGAACTGGTATCGGCGTCGCACTCATCGGTACCGAGAGCATCCTTAAAGCGTGGTGGACACTATCGGGTATCTTTGCCGGTGGGATGCTTGGTTTATTTTTGCTCAGCCTAATTGCCCGAAACGCCACCAAGCCCGCCGCAGCGACAGGTGTCGTCATCGGATTACTCGTGATAATGTGGATGACATTCAGTGATGTCAAATTCCTTCGGGAAACGCTCGGCATTCCATACTCGCTGCCGGAAGGTCTCCGCAGCCCGTTTCATGGCCATATGACAATCGTCGTCGGCACACTGACCATCTTCTTGGTGGGATTGATCATCAGCCAATTCGTCGGCGGTAAAACGGACGACGCCGCGTCCAACGCGAAGACCTAACGTGAACTGTGCAACGCGCCGACTCTCCAGCGAAGGCGGGGAGTGACGTCCGGTCAACGATACCCCACCGCGTCAATCCACGCCCAACATCCGCGCCGCATTGTTCCAAAAAATGTCCTCAACGGCGCTGTCGCTGAGCCGTTCGCTCCAACAGGCCCATTTGATCGAACGCAGGTGCTCAAGCCCAATGAGCACCGGTTCGATCTTGTTGTGCTTTTCACCCCAGACCGGCGTCTCTTCGTACAGCCAGACAAACGAATCGGCCGCCCCCAGGCTTCGACCGCGGAGGTGGCTGACCGGCACGTCTGAGCCGTACATCAATCGTTCATGCCCCAGAATGCGAATGATCGCTTGATGCGCAATCGGTTCGCAGTTCGCGCTGGTGTCGAAATACAAATTGTCCAACCCTTTGAGATGCGGCAGCCCTTCGAGATTGTGCGCCGGCTGAAATCCCCGCGCCGAATGCGCCAAGATCAACCGCATGCCGGGATAGGTCTCGCAGTAATGGCGAATCCAATGAATATTCTGCGGGTCCGCCACCGCTCGCGAACGGACCATGTGCAGCGTGATCACCAGTTCCTCTTCGTGGGCAATCTTGACGAGTGGCTCGGGGAGAAAGTCGGGAATCTGCGCGTCCCACGTTGGCTGTGTGGCAGCGGTGATGTGATAGCACTTCAACCCATGCAGCCCTAACCTCCGGACTTCTTCGCGGACCCATTCGGGATCGTCATCAGCTGCAATAAAAAACTCACCGCGACATCGCGGATCGTGCACCACTTCTTGAGCGACCCAGGCGCTGGCGTCGGGAAATCGGTCCCGATGCTGCATGCTAAAAATCGGCAAGAACAGCGCCGCCAAATCGGCGCCGGGATGCAGGTCGGACATCAATTCCCGGTACTCGGCATACCCCACCGTATCGTAACCCGCAGGTGTCAACGACGGTGCGAATTCGGATTTGCCCAGATGGCAATGCGCATCGTAAATGCGATCCGGCAAAAACGACGCCAATTCGCGTTCGTAGAATTCCCTGTCGCAAGGCCGCAGCAATGTCGATCCACTGGAGTTTGTCATCGTGTCGCTTCTGCGCTTTCTAAGTTGATTGTCTGTAAGAAAAACAAATACCCCGAAGGGGTTGAACATCATAGCCCAGGGTAAGCGGCGAAGCCGCGCCACCCTGGGTGAGCCATCAAAACAAAAACCAAACCCTGAAAGGGTTTCTCAAGGCAAACGGGGGCAATACTCCAATTGTCGGTTAATTGAGAAACCCCTTCAGGGTTTGCTCCGGATGCCTCAAACCTTACCTGGGGTGCGCTCACGTTGTTCGCGACCCCAGGCTACGATGAGTCACGCCTTCGGCGAAAATAATATTCCCTATTCCGTTAGACCTTCAAAAAACAAACGACTTCGTCCTCTAACATCCAAGCATCCTCGTGCGAGTCATTTCGTAAACGCGGCGTAAATCGCCCAGCCTCCAGAGGCGGTGAAAAACAATAGGATCAACCACAACAGACCAGTCGTCAACGGACGGTTACGATGCTCCTTTCCAATCAAACGGGCGGAACCGTTGAGTACCAATAACACCACTGCCAGCATGGGCAGGAAGGCGGCGCCGACAATGGCGTATAGTTTTTGCATCTCCTTAAAACCGTACCACAGGCCGATCATGGGAATCGTGGCGATCAAGACCAATGCCCATTGATAGACCCGTGCAGTGGTCTCGACCGGTTGCCGTTCGCGTTCCCCATATTTTTCGTGCATCATGCCGGCGTAGTCGGCGAACAGATAAGGTATGCTTTGCCAGACGCCGAGCAGGCTGCTGGTCACGGCTCCCCAGGCTCCAATAAGAAACGCCCAGCGGCCCACTGTTCCCAGCCGGCCTTGTAGTTGATCGGCCAACGTCACGATCAATCCAGCACCGCCGCCGGTTACTTCAATCGTGCTCCCGATAATCACCATGCCGATCCCGAAGAGGGCCGTCATCGTATATCCCACGGCGAGATCGATGCGGCAGGTCTTTAGATATTCAATTCCCCGACGATCTTCCTCGCGAATCCAATAGCCGTAACAGAGCACTGTGACGGTTCCCCCCACGCCCCCCATCAAGGCAATCGTCCAGCTCAAGCCGCCGTCATAGAGATGAGGTATCGTTGGCCAAACCAATCCGCGCCCGACGGCCCACCACTCAGTCGTCAACAGGGTGGCCGTCACGAGCACCGTGACAAACATCACAGCGATACAAACACTCATCACTTTTTCAAACAGTCGATAGCCACCGAGGCGGATTAGGATCACGCCAACGAGGCTATGCAGAATTCCATAGACGATTTTGCCCTTGGCTGCTGCTGTCAAACCGCCGGTCGTCGTGTCAGAGTCGGCGAACAAGGGCCAAATTGCGTTGGCGGTTACGCCGGTGGCGCTCATCAGGGCGGCTCCGACGAGAAAACTCCAAATCGCCAAATAAACAATGAACACGGCTTGAACCGTCCGGCCGAAATTAGCGACGCAACCTTCGAGCAAGGTCGTCTCGGTGGCCAGTTGCCAGCGGGCGAGTCCTTCGTTGAGGATGTATTTCAACAGCGCGCCGACAATCACCGCCCAGAGAATGGCGACGCCGAGGTGACTGCCTGTAAAGGCACCGGTCGCCAGATCCCCGGCGCCGACACCCGTAGCGGCGACGAGAATTCCGGGGCCGATGAGCTTCAGCCAATGTTTTTTGGGGGCGGGTTGATTCACAGCAAATTCCAACGGGGCGGAAAGGGCTTGAGCCTAATCGGTGATGTTTCATGGGGCAATGCCAACCGGTCGGGCAATACCCCCCGGCGGAGCCGGGGGCTGAGGGACGGTGCATGGCCGGTTTTTCTCCCAGCCCCCGGCTCCGCTGGGGGGTCGTTGCGGTCAAGCGCTGTTGCCCAGGGGCTACCGGGCATGTTAGACTCATATCAACATTTGTTGATCCTCACGCCCCACACATGCGACGCCAACCGATGATCCCACCCGCCCCCTCCTTGCTGAAACATCCCACTGTCAATCGACGAGAGATGTTGCGCGCCGGGGGGATTGGACTGATGGGACTATCGATGTCCGATGTGACCGCCCTGCGTGCCCAAGCGGCACACACCGGCGCGCCGCAACCGCCGGTGAAATCGGTCATTTATATTTTTCTCTCCGGGGGATTGTCGCAGCACGAAAGCTTCGACATGAAACCCGAGGCAGCCGATTCGATCCGGGGTGAGTTTCGCCCCATCGACACGGCCACCCCGGGCATTCAAATCAGCGAACATCTGCCGATGCTCGCACAGCGGAGCCGGCATTGGGCATTGGTCCGCTCGTTGACGCATGGTCACAATGAGCATTCCAACGGGCATCACATCATGCTCACCGGCCGCAGCGAAATGCCGCGAGGGTTCAATCCCTCCAAGCCGATGCCGACCGACGACCCCACATTTGCCTCAATCGTCAGTGCCACCGTCCAAGGCAAAAACCATCTTCCGTCGGCGGCTGTGATTCCCGAAACGTTCATCCACGCCAGCGGCCGCGTCATTCCGGGACAGTTCGCCGGAATCATGGGTCCGCAACGCGATCCTTGGGTCATCGATGCCGCTGCAAAATGTAAAAAGTGCGGCGCCTGCCCGAATTGTTTTGACCATCAACAGCGCGATTGGGAGCACACGGGCGATCCCGTTTTCGAGTCACCCAACCTCCGCCTGCCCGACCAGTTGACATCACAGCGACTCGGACGCCGGTTAGATTTGATGCAAATTGTCGAAGATGGCCAACGACATCTTGATCGCGCCGCCGATGTCGCCGCCATGGATCGCAATCGCCAAACGGCGATTTCGTTATTGACCTCCGGCAAAGTCCGCAAAGCCTTTGACGTGCATGCGGAACCGGACGAAGTGCAAGAAGCTTATGGCAAAAACCGTTTCGGTTGGTCACTGCTCATGGCCCGCAGCTTGATCGAAGTGGGTGTGGGCATGGTGCAGGTGAATCTGGGCCGCAATGAATCCTGGGATACACACGGCAACATTTTTCCGCACCTTAAGAATCATCTCTTCCCCCCCACCGACCGCGCCGTCTCGGCGTTGATTGACGATTTGGAACAGCGGGGGTTATTGGATTCGACGTTGATCGTGATGGCGGGAGAATTTGGCCGGACCCCGAAAATTTCGCGACTGGCTCGTTTCTACAAATACCCCGGCCGCGACCATTGGGGAGCCGTGCAATCGGTCTTCTTTGCCGGCGGCGGCGTCCGCGGCGGGACGGTGATCGGTTCGACCGATAAAATCGGCGGCTATCCGCAGGACCTGCCCCAACGGCCGGAAAACATGGCGGCAACGATTTATGATGCTCTGGGGATTCATCGTGAAGCGGCTTGGTATAGCTCACTCAATCGCCCCCATTTTGTGTACCACGGCGATCCGATCGCCGGTTTGATCGGCTAATGTTACGGCCAGTCTACGCTTGGCTGCGACGCATTGTCTGGATGAATTCCCCACAGTCGTGAGATGGAATGCTATGACCCTCAATTTCGATCCATATCGATTGCGCAGCGGTCTTGTTTCGCTGCTTGCCGTCTGGTTTCTAGTAGGAACCGCCTGCGCAGCTGAATCCGACGCCGAAAAACCACGGCAGCAGCGATTTATTTATAACTCCGACGCCAACCACATTTACCACTATAAGCCGGCGCCGATGAACGTGGCGGACCTGCAGGGGTATGTGGACGAAGTTGTGGGGACAGGGGTGACGACGTTTTTTGCCTCGCCCAACTGGGGCATGCCGATGGCCTATCCCAGCGAAGTCACAGAGATCATTGGCGCGCAGCTTGCCCCGGAAAAGCTGGCCGAGATGCGGAAGGCCAGCGTGACGAAAGGGAGCTCTGCGGAACGGGCACTGGCAAATTTTTACGGGTTCATCGATGCCGGCCATGACCCGTTTCGAATAATGATCGACCGCGCCCGCGAAAAGAAGCTCGAGGTTTTCATCTCCTACCGGCCGAATGAAATCCACGATGTGCAAAACCCCGACAGTTTTATCGTCACCGATTTCTGGCGCGATCATCCTGAGTGGCGCGTCGGAAAGATCGGGGATGAAATCAGCCCGCTATTTGCGGAAATCATCGGCGGCAGTAAAGAGCACCGCGTGCATCCGATCGTGGCCTCCTGGTTTCCCGGAGCACTGAATTTCGCCATTCCCGAAGTCCGTGCGCAACGGTTGGAGGAACTTCGCGAGTGTTGTGAGCGGTACCCGATCGATGGATTGGATATCGATTTCCAACGGTTCCCGATCTATTTTCCACAAGACGCCGGTGCAGAAAATGTGGAGACCATGACCG from Symmachiella dynata encodes:
- a CDS encoding sodium:solute symporter, encoding MPQLFLPVFAELPAADIAVLVVYIIGIVAFGCGFIRKSGSTSEFMAAGGSLPGWAVGLSIFGTYLSSNTFLGVPGIAYGSNWNGWVFSLSLPFAAVIAVKYFVPFYRRSGEISAYQHFEKRFGGWARTYCVTFYLLTQFARVGSVMFGVALGLRALTGWDMQAIIIGTGFLVTLYTLLGGIEAVIWTDVAQSIVLSIGAVIVAGLILFDLPEGPGQVFTIAAEHEKFSLGSFETEFATSTFWVMLLYGVFINLNNFGIDQNFVQRYHTAKSEKEAARSVWMGAIAYVPISLLFFFIGSSLFSYYETQPEMKEEVQIEVAPENLKKQANKLKFQAQDLAYEESRIASLKVQDSKKYEEASEKHIANEKKFQVNKTQYEANKAALEDWTTSVQQIQDDMRGKNPDLTDEEFEEKFLTSIPNPPEWVTKLKASEIGDKVFPHFIVAKLPVGMAGLLLAAIFAAAMSSVDTSLNSSATVILTDIYKRYINPDVDEKGQMRVLYGSTLFVGAVGTGIGVALIGTESILKAWWTLSGIFAGGMLGLFLLSLIARNATKPAAATGVVIGLLVIMWMTFSDVKFLRETLGIPYSLPEGLRSPFHGHMTIVVGTLTIFLVGLIISQFVGGKTDDAASNAKT
- a CDS encoding DUF1501 domain-containing protein, yielding MRRQPMIPPAPSLLKHPTVNRREMLRAGGIGLMGLSMSDVTALRAQAAHTGAPQPPVKSVIYIFLSGGLSQHESFDMKPEAADSIRGEFRPIDTATPGIQISEHLPMLAQRSRHWALVRSLTHGHNEHSNGHHIMLTGRSEMPRGFNPSKPMPTDDPTFASIVSATVQGKNHLPSAAVIPETFIHASGRVIPGQFAGIMGPQRDPWVIDAAAKCKKCGACPNCFDHQQRDWEHTGDPVFESPNLRLPDQLTSQRLGRRLDLMQIVEDGQRHLDRAADVAAMDRNRQTAISLLTSGKVRKAFDVHAEPDEVQEAYGKNRFGWSLLMARSLIEVGVGMVQVNLGRNESWDTHGNIFPHLKNHLFPPTDRAVSALIDDLEQRGLLDSTLIVMAGEFGRTPKISRLARFYKYPGRDHWGAVQSVFFAGGGVRGGTVIGSTDKIGGYPQDLPQRPENMAATIYDALGIHREAAWYSSLNRPHFVYHGDPIAGLIG
- a CDS encoding amidohydrolase family protein — translated: MTNSSGSTLLRPCDREFYERELASFLPDRIYDAHCHLGKSEFAPSLTPAGYDTVGYAEYRELMSDLHPGADLAALFLPIFSMQHRDRFPDASAWVAQEVVHDPRCRGEFFIAADDDPEWVREEVRRLGLHGLKCYHITAATQPTWDAQIPDFLPEPLVKIAHEEELVITLHMVRSRAVADPQNIHWIRHYCETYPGMRLILAHSARGFQPAHNLEGLPHLKGLDNLYFDTSANCEPIAHQAIIRILGHERLMYGSDVPVSHLRGRSLGAADSFVWLYEETPVWGEKHNKIEPVLIGLEHLRSIKWACWSERLSDSAVEDIFWNNAARMLGVD
- a CDS encoding Nramp family divalent metal transporter, whose product is MNQPAPKKHWLKLIGPGILVAATGVGAGDLATGAFTGSHLGVAILWAVIVGALLKYILNEGLARWQLATETTLLEGCVANFGRTVQAVFIVYLAIWSFLVGAALMSATGVTANAIWPLFADSDTTTGGLTAAAKGKIVYGILHSLVGVILIRLGGYRLFEKVMSVCIAVMFVTVLVTATLLTTEWWAVGRGLVWPTIPHLYDGGLSWTIALMGGVGGTVTVLCYGYWIREEDRRGIEYLKTCRIDLAVGYTMTALFGIGMVIIGSTIEVTGGGAGLIVTLADQLQGRLGTVGRWAFLIGAWGAVTSSLLGVWQSIPYLFADYAGMMHEKYGERERQPVETTARVYQWALVLIATIPMIGLWYGFKEMQKLYAIVGAAFLPMLAVVLLVLNGSARLIGKEHRNRPLTTGLLWLILLFFTASGGWAIYAAFTK
- a CDS encoding glycosyl hydrolase family 18 protein, producing the protein MTLNFDPYRLRSGLVSLLAVWFLVGTACAAESDAEKPRQQRFIYNSDANHIYHYKPAPMNVADLQGYVDEVVGTGVTTFFASPNWGMPMAYPSEVTEIIGAQLAPEKLAEMRKASVTKGSSAERALANFYGFIDAGHDPFRIMIDRAREKKLEVFISYRPNEIHDVQNPDSFIVTDFWRDHPEWRVGKIGDEISPLFAEIIGGSKEHRVHPIVASWFPGALNFAIPEVRAQRLEELRECCERYPIDGLDIDFQRFPIYFPQDAGAENVETMTAWMREVRAMTREVGEKRGRPLLLSARIMARPQQNLAIGLDPVTWAKEGLIDFVEVSHYLRNDFPLPIQEYRKLMPAELPIYASVEVEKESDRYRRIARQLYDDGVDGLMMFNYFTRREGGVEPNFTLFNELSDPALLKPVAP